The stretch of DNA CTTGCCTCTTGCTTCTTGCCTCTTGCCTCTTGCCTCTTGCCTCTTGCCTCTTGCCTCTTGCATCTTGCCTCTTGCCTCTTACTTCTTGCATCTTGCCTCTTGCCTCTTGCCTCTTGCATCTTACTTCTTGCTTCTTGCTTCTTGCCGCAGGCACTTAACCTTGCTCTGGCACATATCATGTGTCGAGATAGGAGCGAAGGTGGTGTGTTCATGAGCAAGTACAGGCGAGTGCGGGCTTACACCGTTTTGCGTAGTCCCGCTGTCACGCGGTTTTTTGTTCGTCTACTGAGCAAGGAGCCAGTGAAGGGTATTGTGGATACAAATTTGTTCATCGGTAGGGCTTATGGCCAGGCTATTACTTTAGCTGGAGGTATTCCAGCTGGTGCTAGCGGCAGCCCAGTTTTCAGAGGTAAAAAGATACTGGGAGCAGTTTCCTATCTACTGGGTGGTGACCCTTTTCTAGTTGGAATTACGCCCCAGGCAGAGATGCTGGCGTTGGCGAGCGAACCCCATGGTCCCACCGGAGCGGCAGGGGCAGAGCAGTTGCCGCAGATAAAATCAAACATAGGCCTGCCTGTTGGCAATGGCTTCACCTCTGATGCGGCTAAGAAGAAGCTTGCTCAGCGCTTTGGGGGCCTGCTTTGTGCGGGGGCAAGTCCCAAATATAGTCGATGTAGTAAGCAGTTCTTTCCAGGAAGTCCAGTAGGTGCAGCTATGATGATCGGCGACCTGCGGCTTGGCTTTATCGGTACTGTCACCTGGGTAAACCAAAGCGAGGTGTTTGCATTTGGGCATCCCTTGCTCTATGCCGGACCCTGCCAGTACCCACTGACCACAGCTACGATAATCACGACTGCCAGGGGGTACTATCCAAACAAACTTGCTGTGCTAGGCGAAGTGGCAGGTACAGTACTGCAAGATAGGGCGGCAGGCATTTACGGACGTTTAGGACAAATGCCGGCCGGGCTGGTAGCTGTGACACTAGAAGTAAGCGATGAGGACAGAAAGGTAACTAAGAAAAATAACGTGCAGGTTATTCATAACGCCGCAGAGCTGCCCTTTCTCGTCTATGTAGCCGCTTTAGAAACCATGGCCCAAGCGATGAATCGCACAGGGCCAGGAACAGCGAATTGGCAGTGGATTATCTACATGGTGGGTTTGGCAGAGCCTGTCGTCTGGAGCACTGTACAGTACAGCTTCTACAATATCGGTTCTGACGTCGCCAGCTCGATTTTTCCTCTGCTAGAAGAGCCACTGCGCATGGGCATGCAGGTAGTTAGCGTTTCTTTGACAGCCAAAGTGGTCATGGCCGAGCAAGTAGAAGAAACGTAGGCAGCAAGGCGCGACACCGCCTTCATCTAGGGGTATAATGAGCCCAAGAGGGGAGGCGGCTCAATGAACAAGAAACCAGATTGGATCAGTGGTATCAGTCATGGAGCAGGAGCAGTTATGTCTGTGGTTGGCCTGTTCTTTCTCACCCGCTCAGCACTGACAGAGGGCACTGTGCGGCATCTCATTTCGTTCTCTATTTTTGGTGGCAGCCTCGTTCTGCTGTATGCGGCCTCCGCTTTCTACCACTTGGTCCCCGCTCGCGAGCGGGTGCATCTGTGGTTGCGGCGCCTTGACCATATGATGGTGTTCGTCCTTATTGCCGGAACATACACTCCGTTTTGTCTGTTAGCCTTGCGGGGAGTATGGGGAACAACCCTGCTCATTGCTGTCTGGTCATTAAGCATAGTGGGTATCGTCCTCAAAGTAGTATGGCTCTTCGCCCCACGCTGGGTGTACACTGGCTTCTACTTACTACTGGGCTGGCTCATTGTCATTGCTGCTGGCCCTCTTTGGCGTGCGTTGCCCCTGCCAGCCCTAGGCTGGCTAGGGCTGGGAGGACTTTTTTACACTGTGGGAGCCTTTATTTACGGCCTGAAGTGGCCAAAACTCATTCCGAATGTTTTCGGATTCCACGAACTATGGCACTTGTTTGTGATGGCAGGTAGTTTCGCCCATTACTGGGCTATTTTCCGATTTCTGCCCGATGTAGGGTAGCGAACTATAGCTAAGTTAACTGTTTGCGGGCATAGTCTTGCAGCCCTTTGCTACCTGCGTTATAGTTAAACACTGTGAGGAAACCACATAAGCCAACCCGTGAGGCCAACCACGTAAACTCCCAATATGAAAGGATGTCGCTCGTGAAACAATCGGAAAACTATTTTCACTTCCTTCTCACTTCTTTTGTCGCCGTCATCATCGTCAGCAACGTTATCTCAGGCAAATTAATCCAACTAGGACCATTAACACTGGCGGGAGCCACAATTTTTTATCCGGTGACCTTCCTTATCACCGATGTTGTCGGTGAGATTTGGGGGAAGGAAAGAGGCTTTAAAGTCATTCTGTGGGGTTTTTATGGCAACTTGCTTTTGCTCCTCGGCAACATCTTTATAATCGCTGCACCTGGTGCCGACGCTTTTCGTCATCAAGCCGCCTTTGAAATCGTGCTCGGAGCTTCGTCGCGCATTATTATCGCCAGCATGTTGGCCTACATGGTAAGTCAGTACCATGATGTATGGGCTTTTGCTTTTTGGAAGTCCAAGACCAAAGGACAACACAAATGGATACGCAATAATTTATCGACCATATCCTCCCAAATTCTTGATACAGCTATCTTTACTATAGTCGCCTTCTACGGTCTCATGCCAAATGAGGTACTTTGGTCTATCGGCCTCACACAGTATGGCGTAAAATTTGTTTTTGCCATTCTCGATACACCTTTCTTCTATTGGGCGACGGCACATCTCGAAGGTGTCGTGCGTCAGGAAGCTCGGCAGGCAGCATAACACCGTGCCAAGTTAGTCATTTTTTCTCGTATCTCTGCGAAAACTAAGCGCGGAGGTGATCGAGATGCATATAACTTACACACTGAAAAACAGTGGCGAGGTTTTGCATGGCTTTTATGACGAGACAACGCGGTTAATGCGCCTAGCCAGCGGTAGGGAACTTGACCTTAGTGCGGACAGTGACCGCAAGGTGGCCAAGAAGCTCTTGTACAACAAAGTTGTAACTATGCCGGATCTTAAAGTGGTTACCCTCGCAGAGCTTGTCAAGGGGTAATCAACAGCGGTGCCGGGCAGGGGTGGGATAGCGAGATGACGGTTCTTCTGATCGAGGGAGTGGTGGCTACAGGTAAGACCACGCTCTTAGCTGAGTTACAGCAAACCACCCCCTGGCGCGAGCGCCCGACGAAACTAGTGCTCTCAGAGCACTATACCGAGAGAGTCCTCGAGTTAACAGGGCCGACGGTGGAATCTCGGCTGGCCTTACTTGGTCGCCATGTCGATATCTGTGAAACCTTGCATCAGATTTGGCGCGCCTCGCGCTTTGGCGACTCCCGTACCCTCGCACCGTTGGTACTGTGTGAGCGCTTTCATCTAACGCACGCGGCACAAGCGAATGACTTTGCGCCTTTTTCCGGTCTCGAACAGAGGCTTGAAAATTGTGGCGCTCTTTTAGTGTTCTTGTACCACCCTAAAGAGCTTCTGCTGGAGCGGATCAAAGCCACTGAAAATAGGCGTAATGACATGTGGCGGCGTTGGCTGCGTTCTCTAGGTACTGACCAGGAGCTCGCCAGTTACTTCATGGCTCTGCAAGAGAAATCTGCAAAATTCTTTGCGGCTAGCACGCTGCCAAAAATAGCTATCGAGGCGCACGGTAAAGAACCGGCCGTCATGGCCGCCGAACTAGCCCTGTTACTCAACGAGTAACTTTAAGTTGTGGCCGCATATAATTGAAACTCGTGGGCAAACTTGGTGTGGAGTATTTAACTAGGAGGTTTGCCCGTGCAGTTGACCCAGAAGGAACGCATGTACTTACAGGACGCCAAGTCGCAAGAGGAACTGTGCATCGCCAAGTACAATCATTACAGCAGTATCGTCCAGAGTCCACAGTTAAAACAGATTTTGCAGTGGGCAGGGCAGCAAGAGACGCATCATCACCAAACTATAAGCGACCTTCTACAGGGCCGCACACCGCAGATGGGCGGGTCAGGCCAGACCACAACGGTGAATCAGATTATTAGTCAATTTGCTACGGGTGCCAGCATGAGTGCAGGGACGCGAGGTCGCACCTCAGGTGGGCAACAAACGCAGGGACAATCCATGATGGCCAGCAATACGCAGTTCACCGGGCAGGGCGGTCTTTCTGACCAGCAAATATGCCAAGATCTCTTGTCCACAGAGAAGGCGGTCTCCGATATGTACGACCACGCTGTCTTTGAAGCCAGTAGTCTGCCGCTGCGTCAAGCCTTTAACCACATTCAAAAAGAGGAACAAGAGCATGCTTTCGCTCTCTTTAAGTACATGGAACAGATGGGTTGGTATCAACCACAATAAGCGTAAATTGAAGAGCAGGGCTACTCCGCATGCGGAGTAGCCCTGCTCTTCATGCCACGGTTCTACTTCTGTCTGGCCTGTCCATGCCTTTGTAATATCAAGACGGTAGCGGGCACGGCAACAAGCTGCAAGGCTAAACCCGGTAAAGCCATGACAAGACTTGCGCCAAAAACTTGTGCGAGCGGTACGGCCCTTAGCCCAAGTAAGGGGAAGACCGCCAAGGTGACTAAGCTAAAGACGAAACGTCCACCTACGAGGGTGAGCAGCAAGCTTGGCACAATATGTAGCTTGAGCTTTGTATAGAGTACGCCTGCCAGCAGGCCGAAGGCTGCAAGCTCAACGCTCATTTGCAGAGCAATGGGCATAGGCGCCATGGGCGGCATGCCGGTGAGCAAAGAACTAAGTAGAGGGGTTGTGGCGCCGACGGTGACACCTAACCAGGGGCCAAGTATAAACCCCGCCAAGAGAACGGGAATGTGCATGGGCAAAAAGACCCTCCCAGTCCAACCTAGAGCGTGAAAGGCAATCGGTAGTACTACACCAATTGCGATCATCAATGCCGCTTTGAGTAGTTCATTTAATGTAACCTTCATGCTTTATTGTTGCTCCTTCCTTAACTAACCTCAGTAACTAGAGCCATTATAGCACGGCTTGACAGTAAACTAGGTTACATTTTTCGCTCTCTAGCGTACTGTGTTCAGCCATGGTATCATTAATCACTAATTTCAAAACGATAATTAACCGATAGGGGCAAGTTCCGCGTGGTTGTACCCCTATCGCTTAGGCTATGTAAGGGGAGGTTGCCAACATGTTTAAAAAGGTACAGAGTAAGGTCGATTATCCCAAACTTGAGGAGAACATTTTAGAGTTCTGGCGCGAGGAAGCTGTCTTTCAAAAGACTCAGGCTCTACGCGAGAATGGTCCTCGCTATGTTTTCTATGAAGGGCCGCCTACCGCGAACGGCAAGCCGCATATCGGACACGCCATGCCTCGTTCGATGAAAGATCTCGTGCCCCGTTACAAGACCATGGAAGGTTTTCATGTGCGCCGCAAAGCCGGCTGGGATACGCATGGCTTGCCAGTGGAGCTTGAAGTAGAGAAGAGACTAGGGCTTAGCGGCAAACAAGACATCGAGAAATTCGGTGTCAAAGAGTTTATTGAGGAATGTCGCGCCAGCGTCTTTATTTATGAAAAAGAGTGGGCCAGAATGACCGAGCGCATGGGCTTTTGGCTAGAATTAGATGACCCCTATGTTACCTACCAC from Bacillota bacterium encodes:
- a CDS encoding hemolysin III family protein yields the protein MNKKPDWISGISHGAGAVMSVVGLFFLTRSALTEGTVRHLISFSIFGGSLVLLYAASAFYHLVPARERVHLWLRRLDHMMVFVLIAGTYTPFCLLALRGVWGTTLLIAVWSLSIVGIVLKVVWLFAPRWVYTGFYLLLGWLIVIAAGPLWRALPLPALGWLGLGGLFYTVGAFIYGLKWPKLIPNVFGFHELWHLFVMAGSFAHYWAIFRFLPDVG
- a CDS encoding queuosine precursor transporter, which codes for MKQSENYFHFLLTSFVAVIIVSNVISGKLIQLGPLTLAGATIFYPVTFLITDVVGEIWGKERGFKVILWGFYGNLLLLLGNIFIIAAPGADAFRHQAAFEIVLGASSRIIIASMLAYMVSQYHDVWAFAFWKSKTKGQHKWIRNNLSTISSQILDTAIFTIVAFYGLMPNEVLWSIGLTQYGVKFVFAILDTPFFYWATAHLEGVVRQEARQAA
- a CDS encoding spore coat protein: MPVQLTQKERMYLQDAKSQEELCIAKYNHYSSIVQSPQLKQILQWAGQQETHHHQTISDLLQGRTPQMGGSGQTTTVNQIISQFATGASMSAGTRGRTSGGQQTQGQSMMASNTQFTGQGGLSDQQICQDLLSTEKAVSDMYDHAVFEASSLPLRQAFNHIQKEEQEHAFALFKYMEQMGWYQPQ
- a CDS encoding ECF transporter S component, which translates into the protein MKVTLNELLKAALMIAIGVVLPIAFHALGWTGRVFLPMHIPVLLAGFILGPWLGVTVGATTPLLSSLLTGMPPMAPMPIALQMSVELAAFGLLAGVLYTKLKLHIVPSLLLTLVGGRFVFSLVTLAVFPLLGLRAVPLAQVFGASLVMALPGLALQLVAVPATVLILQRHGQARQK